In the genome of Ferrovibrio terrae, the window GGCCGCATTGGTTTACCTGTTGCGGCCTTTGGCAAAAGTTGACGGACCTGGATTTACATCGCTGTTTCAGGGCGCTGTGCGCTTCAACACCTTCGTCGGTCTCGGTGCCGTGGCGGCGCTGGATGGCGGTGCCGGCATCACGCTGTTTGCGATTGCGATCTCGCTCGCCATCCCGGTGCTGAACGTACTCTGCGTGCTGACGCTGGCACGGTATGGCGCGCACGGCCAGAGCACCAGCTTCAAGGGCCAGGCGCTATTCCTGATCAAGAACCCGCTGATCATCGCCTGCCTGATCGGCATCGCCATGAATCTCACCGGCCTGTCGCTGCCGCGCGGCATCGAGCCGGTGTTCAAGATGCTGGGCAGCATGGCCGCCCCGATGGGCCTGCTGACCGTGGGCGCCGGCCTGCAATGGGAGGCGGCGCGCAGCGGCGGCCGTGCCGTGCTGCTGGCCTGCGCGCTCAAACTGGCGATCTATCCGCTGATGCTGTTTGCCGCGGCAAAGCTGTGGGGCCTGGGTCCGCTGGAGACCAAGGTGATGGTGCTGTGGGGCGCCATGCCCACCGCCAGCGCCAGCTACATCCTGGCCAGACAGATGGGCGGCGACGCGCCACTGGCCGCCGCCATCGTCACGGTCAGCACGATCCTGGCGTTCGTGACCGTGCCGGTCTTCATGCTGATGGCAGGCGTCTAGTTTTTGGGGAAATCGAGCCCCATCGCCTCGTAGCGCTCTGGGTCGTCGCCCCAGTCCTCGCGCACCTTCACGAACAGAAACAGGTGCACGCGGCGATCGAACTGCTCTTCCATGATCTTGCGGGCAAAAGCGCCGACCCGCTTGATCATCTGACCCTTCTCGCCCAGCACGATTTTCTTCTGGCTGTCGCGCTCGACAAAGATCACCTGCTCGATGCGGGCCGAGCCGTCCTTCTGGTCTTTCCAGTTTTCGGTCTCGACCGTGATCGCGTAGGGCAGTTCGTCATGCAGGCTGCGATAAACCTGTTCGCGCGTGATCTCGGCGGCCAGGAAGCGCATCGGCACATCGGCCAGCTGGTCTTCCGGATAAAGCCAATGGCCGGCCGGCATGCGCCCGGCCAGATCGGTACGCACGTCGTCCACGCCGGTGCCCTTTTCGGCCGAGATCATGAAGACGCGCTCGAAGTCGTAGGTCTCGCTGATTTCCTTGGCCAGACCGAGCAGCTTTTCACGCTGTACGGCATCGACCTTGTTGAGCGCCAGCAGCACATTGCGGCGCTTGCGATCCTTCAGCGCCTCGATGATGGCGCGGCTTTCGTCGTCAAAGCCGCGCTCCGCATCGATCAGCAGCAGCACGGCATCGGCTTCTTCGATGCCGCTCCAGGCCGCATTGACCATGGCGCGATCCAGACGCCGCTTCGGCTTGAAGATGCCGGGCGTGTCGAGGAAAACGAGCTGTACGTCGCCTTCCATACCGATAGCCGTGATGCGGGCGCGCGTGGTCTGCACTTTTTTCGAGACAATCGAAACCTTCGCGCCGACCAGTTTGTTCAGCAACGTGGACTTGCCCGCATTGGGCGCGCCGACAATGGCGACGTAACCGCAATGCGGCGCCGCCGGAGTACCTGTAATGTTTTCGGTCATGCTTTCTCGGTGACAAGCCGGTCGAGCAAACGACCGGCGGCTTCCTGTTCAGCGGCCCGTTTCGAGCCGCCCTGCCCCTTGGCCGGCTCACCATTCCCGAGCTTCACGGCAACGGTGAAGCGTGGTTCATGCGGCGGGCCTTCGGTGCTGACGATTTCATAACGCGGCGCGGCCTTGCCACGCGCGGCCGCCCATTCCTGCAAGGCGGTCTTGGGATCCTTGGCAGCGCCGTTGGCGACTTCGCTCATCATCGGTTCCATGTAGCGGCGCACGAAGCGCTCGGCCACCTTGAGGCCACCATCGAGATACAGCGCCGCCACCACGGCTTCGCAGGCATCGGCGAGAATCGCCGGCTTGCCAGCACCGCCGGAATCGCGTTCGGAGCGCGACAGCTGGATGAAGTCGCCCAGACCGAGTGACTGCGCGAAACGTGCCAGGCTCTCCTGCTTGACCAGTGCATTGTAGCGCAGCGCCAGTTCGCCCGCTTCGGCCTGCGGAAAGCGTTCGGCCAGCAGCGTGGCAACGACGAGGCCCAGCACGCGATCGCCGATGAATTCGAGGCGGTTGTAGTCGCGCACGGTCGGCGGCGTTTCGACAGCCTTGGCCTTGCCCGACTTGGCACGGCTGCGGCGCGGATTGGCCGAAGGATGCACCAACGCTTCTTCCAGCAGCTTGACGTCGGCGAACTTGTGGCCCAGCGCCTGCTGTATCTGCTCGAGTGCCGGCTTGCGGGTCTCCGCGCTCAATGCCGGCCTCAGTTGATGCCAGTGAACATGCGGCCCCAGCGCAAGGCACCGAACCATGTCCAGGGCTTGAGCAGTGACGCGCTTTGATCGATGGAAATCCAGCGCACTTCCGCGCGGCCGATCAGGTGGTCGGCCGGTACATAACCCACGCCGCCAACTTCAACCGGCACGCGGCTGTCCTGCGAATTGTCGCGGTTGTCGCCCATCATGAAGAAATGGCCGGCCGGCACGGTATAGACGCCGGTATTGTCGCCGGCATTGTAGTTGTAGAGGTCGAGTGTGTTGTAGACGGCGCCGCCCGGCAGGGTCTCTTCCCACTGCGCAATGCGTTCCACCACATTGCCGAAGCGGTCGCGGCGCTCAAAGTCCTCGATGCGGCGACGCTTCACCGGCTCGCCGTTGATCAGGAGTGCGCCGTCGCGAACCTGCACACGGTCGCCCGGCAGACCAATCACGCGTTTGATGTAGTCGATCGACGGATCGCGCGGCCAGCGGAACACCACGACATCGCCGCGCTTGGGCGCCGAGCCGAGGATGCGACCATCGAAAACCGGTGGACTGAAAATGATGGAATACTTGCTGTAGCCGTAGGCGTATTTCGAGACGAAGACGTAGTCGCCGACCAGCAGGGTCGGCAGCATGGACTCCGACGGGATATGGAACGGCTCGTAAGCGACAGTGCGGATACCGATCGCGATCAGCACGGCATAGACGAGCGTGCGCAGGCTGTCCCAGAGATCGCCACCGCGCGTCTTCGCCTTTGCCACTGCCTGCTCCTGATCCATATAAATCAACCTCTTACGCGTAAAATCCGGCGCGCCGGAGCGGCGCATCAAGCCGTGTTCCGCCCCGCAAAGTCAAGCGCTGGCTAGGCGCCTGATCCGGCAGGTATTTTCGGCCTGGCCGAGATGATGATGATGGCTTGCGCCATGGGCGGTTCATCGGTCAGCGAGATATCGATCTGGGCCTCGTATCCAGCGGGTAACATACTCTCCAGCCGCGCCAGCGCGCCGCCTGTCAGCGCCATCGACGGCTTGCCGCCGCTCAGGTTGACCACGCCCATGTCGCGCCAGAACACGCCCTTGCGAAAGCCGGTGCCGAGCGCCTTGGAACAGGCCTCCTTGGCGGCATAGCGCTTGGCGTAAGACTCGATGCGGGTGAGCTGGCGCCGGTCCGACCGCGCGCGTTCGACCGGCGTGAAGATGCGGTTGAGGAAGCGGTCGCCGAAACGCTCTATCGTCTTCTCGATCCGCCGGATATCGATCAGGTCGGATCCCAGGCCGATGATCATGCCGATTTCGCGGTCAGGCCGCGCGCATCGTTCATCAGCGCCCTCATGCGGCGGATCGCGCCATCCAGGCCGCCGAAGATCGCCTCGCCGATCAGGAAATGACCGATGTTGAGTTCGATGATGGTGGGAATGGCGGCCACCGGCGTCACCGTCTCGAAATTCAAACCGTGGCCGGCATGACATTCCAGGCCAAGCTTTTCGGCATGGACAGCGGCCTTGCGGATACGCTCCAGTTCGGCAGCCTGTTCGGCGCCTTCGGTCTCGCAGTATTTGCCCGTGTGAATCTCGATCACCGGCGCGCCGAGCGCCTTGGCGGCATCGAGCTGTGTCTCGGAGGCTTCGATGAACAGCGAGACGCGGATGCCGGCCTCCGACAGTCTGGCGATCATCGGCTGCAGATGTGCAAACTGTCCGGCGGCATCCAGTCCGCCCTCGGTGGTGCGTTCTTCGCGGCGCTCCGGAACGATGCAGGCCGCATGCGGCTTGTGGCGCAGTGCAATCGCCAGCATCTCTTCGGTGGCCGCCATTTCAAGATTGAGCGGCAGGCTGATTTCGGCCATCAGGCGGTCGATGTCGCTGTCCGAAATATGCCGGCGATCCTCGCGCAGATGCGCGGTGATGCCGTCGGCGCCGGCGGCAGCCGCCAGCTTGGCGGCGCGCACCGGATCGGGATGCCTGCCACCGCGCGCGTTGCGGATGGTGGCGACGTGGTCGATGTTGACACCGAGGCGGAGGCTGCGCGCGGTCATGGTCGAACGTCCTATTTCAGGCCACGCGAGCCGGGCTTGATCGCCGGAATCTTCTGGAGTTCAGGCGGCAGTGCATCGGCCGTGTAGGACGGTACCTTGAAGCCGCAGAGCGCAAACAGCGGCACGCCGAGATCGACTTCGCCATCCGAGCGATCGACGATGCAGGAGGCCGCGACAGTGACGCCGCCATGCTCGGCGATGCAGTCGATACATTCGCGGCTCGACTTACCGGTGGTGACGACGTCTTCGGCCATCAGCACGCGGGCACCCTGCGGAATGTCGAAGCCGCGGCGCAGCGCGAATTTGCCATCGACACGCTCGGTGAAGATCGCCGGCACGCCGAGCTGGCGCGCCAGCTCGTAGCCCACCACAACACCGCCCATGGCCGGCGAGCAGACCAGGTCGACCGGCTTGGGACCATAAGCCTTGCGGAGCTTGGCGGCCAGCGCCTCGCACAGTGCGGCTGCGCGCTCGGGGAACATCAGCACGCGGGCCGACTGCATGTAGACCGGGCTGTGCAGGCCGGAGGTCAGCAGGAAATGGCCTTCCAGCAGGGCGCCGGAGTCACGGTAATGCTGCAGCACGTCCTCACGAGTCATGGTCTTCCGGTCTCTTTCTTGGTTTGCTGGTCAGCCACGGGCACGTTCCACCGAACTGATGACGGAGGTGGCGCGCAACGCCGCGATGATGTTGGTGAGATGCTTCACGTCACGCACCTCGATATCGACGAACATCTCGAAGAAATCGGTGGTGCGGTTGGTGATCTTCAGGTTCGTGATATTGCCCTTGTGTTTGGCGATGATGGTGGTCACCGCGCTCAGGGCGCCCGGCTCGTTGTTGATCAGCAGATTCACGCGGCCGACATGGCCATGCGTCTTTTCGGCATCCGACGGCGGATCCCAGGCCAGATCGAGCCAGCGTTCCGGCTGCTCGGCGAATTGCTCCAGCGTCTCGCAGTCGATGGTGTGGATGGTCACGCCCTTGCCGGTGGTGACGATGCCGACGATGCGGTCGCCCGGCAGCGGATGACAGCAGCCGGCGAAATGCATCGCCATGCCCGGGATCAGGCCGCGGATCGGGATGCCGCTGCCGGCCTTACTGTGATCGGTCGGCTGGCGATGCGGGCGCGGCAGCGGTGGGGCCTTGTCGGCCTCGTCTTCCTTCTGGCCGGGGAAGACAATGTTGATCACCTGGCGCGCGGTGAAATTGCCCTCGCCTACACCAACGAAAACATCGTCGGCATTGCGCAGCTTCAATACCTTCACGACCGGTTCCAGCACCTTTTCGGTGGCGGAGCTGTCATGCTCCTTGAACGCCTTGGTCAGGATCGCCTTGCCCAGTTCATGATACTGGCCGCGCTGCTGCTGGCGGATGAAGCGGTTGATGCAGGATTTGGCACGGCCCGACTTGACGAAATTCAGCCAGGTCGGATTGGGCGCCGTCACCTTGGAGCGCAGGATTTCCACCTGGTCGCCATTGCGCAGTACGGTGCGCAGCGGCACCACGCGGCCGTTC includes:
- a CDS encoding AEC family transporter translates to MLSVIFAIIPIFLLIALGGALKRTNFPGDAFWPLADKMTYFIFFPALLVDNLSSARLGNLDPTGMLGALLAVILLQAALVYLLRPLAKVDGPGFTSLFQGAVRFNTFVGLGAVAALDGGAGITLFAIAISLAIPVLNVLCVLTLARYGAHGQSTSFKGQALFLIKNPLIIACLIGIAMNLTGLSLPRGIEPVFKMLGSMAAPMGLLTVGAGLQWEAARSGGRAVLLACALKLAIYPLMLFAAAKLWGLGPLETKVMVLWGAMPTASASYILARQMGGDAPLAAAIVTVSTILAFVTVPVFMLMAGV
- the era gene encoding GTPase Era; translated protein: MTENITGTPAAPHCGYVAIVGAPNAGKSTLLNKLVGAKVSIVSKKVQTTRARITAIGMEGDVQLVFLDTPGIFKPKRRLDRAMVNAAWSGIEEADAVLLLIDAERGFDDESRAIIEALKDRKRRNVLLALNKVDAVQREKLLGLAKEISETYDFERVFMISAEKGTGVDDVRTDLAGRMPAGHWLYPEDQLADVPMRFLAAEITREQVYRSLHDELPYAITVETENWKDQKDGSARIEQVIFVERDSQKKIVLGEKGQMIKRVGAFARKIMEEQFDRRVHLFLFVKVREDWGDDPERYEAMGLDFPKN
- the rnc gene encoding ribonuclease III; the protein is MSAETRKPALEQIQQALGHKFADVKLLEEALVHPSANPRRSRAKSGKAKAVETPPTVRDYNRLEFIGDRVLGLVVATLLAERFPQAEAGELALRYNALVKQESLARFAQSLGLGDFIQLSRSERDSGGAGKPAILADACEAVVAALYLDGGLKVAERFVRRYMEPMMSEVANGAAKDPKTALQEWAAARGKAAPRYEIVSTEGPPHEPRFTVAVKLGNGEPAKGQGGSKRAAEQEAAGRLLDRLVTEKA
- the lepB gene encoding signal peptidase I, giving the protein MDQEQAVAKAKTRGGDLWDSLRTLVYAVLIAIGIRTVAYEPFHIPSESMLPTLLVGDYVFVSKYAYGYSKYSIIFSPPVFDGRILGSAPKRGDVVVFRWPRDPSIDYIKRVIGLPGDRVQVRDGALLINGEPVKRRRIEDFERRDRFGNVVERIAQWEETLPGGAVYNTLDLYNYNAGDNTGVYTVPAGHFFMMGDNRDNSQDSRVPVEVGGVGYVPADHLIGRAEVRWISIDQSASLLKPWTWFGALRWGRMFTGIN
- the acpS gene encoding holo-ACP synthase, with amino-acid sequence MIIGLGSDLIDIRRIEKTIERFGDRFLNRIFTPVERARSDRRQLTRIESYAKRYAAKEACSKALGTGFRKGVFWRDMGVVNLSGGKPSMALTGGALARLESMLPAGYEAQIDISLTDEPPMAQAIIIISARPKIPAGSGA
- a CDS encoding pyridoxine 5'-phosphate synthase, which encodes MTARSLRLGVNIDHVATIRNARGGRHPDPVRAAKLAAAAGADGITAHLREDRRHISDSDIDRLMAEISLPLNLEMAATEEMLAIALRHKPHAACIVPERREERTTEGGLDAAGQFAHLQPMIARLSEAGIRVSLFIEASETQLDAAKALGAPVIEIHTGKYCETEGAEQAAELERIRKAAVHAEKLGLECHAGHGLNFETVTPVAAIPTIIELNIGHFLIGEAIFGGLDGAIRRMRALMNDARGLTAKSA
- the pyrE gene encoding orotate phosphoribosyltransferase — protein: MTREDVLQHYRDSGALLEGHFLLTSGLHSPVYMQSARVLMFPERAAALCEALAAKLRKAYGPKPVDLVCSPAMGGVVVGYELARQLGVPAIFTERVDGKFALRRGFDIPQGARVLMAEDVVTTGKSSRECIDCIAEHGGVTVAASCIVDRSDGEVDLGVPLFALCGFKVPSYTADALPPELQKIPAIKPGSRGLK